From one Magnetofaba australis IT-1 genomic stretch:
- a CDS encoding ATP-binding protein, producing MNTLFPISARRWLGLLERIERWLDRATPARGLPLQTLSHSRAFRWRRLNPLEGVIEVVSTPAMCNPDDLLGIDRAKDVLLRNTAQFAAGLPANNALLWGARGTGKSTLVKAAATQLANQGLKLVEILKEDLDQLPQLMAQLRPLPARFLLYCDDLSFEEDDVSYKALKAALEGGVEARPENVLFYATSNRRHLMPRRFSVDAPGDDGQLHPEETVEERISLSDRFGLWLGFHPMDQNDYLAIVRHQAQKLQLSLEISELERRALLWARTRGARSGRVAQQFITDLTGQLATGSISPENTEP from the coding sequence GTGAACACGCTGTTTCCCATCAGCGCCAGACGATGGCTGGGACTGCTTGAGCGCATCGAACGCTGGCTGGATCGCGCCACGCCGGCGCGCGGCCTGCCCCTTCAGACCCTCAGCCATTCCCGTGCGTTCCGTTGGCGCCGATTAAATCCGCTGGAGGGGGTCATCGAGGTGGTCTCCACCCCCGCCATGTGCAACCCCGACGACCTGCTGGGCATCGACCGCGCCAAGGATGTTCTGCTGCGCAACACCGCCCAGTTCGCCGCAGGACTGCCCGCCAACAACGCTCTGCTGTGGGGCGCGCGGGGCACCGGCAAATCCACTCTGGTCAAGGCGGCAGCCACGCAGTTGGCCAACCAAGGCCTGAAGCTGGTGGAGATTCTCAAGGAGGATCTGGACCAGTTGCCGCAGCTGATGGCGCAACTGCGCCCCCTGCCCGCCCGTTTTCTGCTTTACTGCGACGATCTGTCGTTCGAAGAGGATGATGTCTCCTACAAGGCGCTCAAGGCGGCCCTGGAGGGGGGCGTGGAGGCGCGCCCGGAGAATGTGCTGTTCTATGCTACCTCCAACCGTCGCCACCTGATGCCGCGCCGCTTCTCGGTGGACGCCCCCGGCGACGACGGCCAGCTACACCCGGAGGAGACGGTGGAGGAGCGCATCAGCCTCTCCGACCGCTTTGGCCTGTGGCTGGGGTTCCACCCCATGGATCAGAACGACTATCTGGCCATTGTCAGACATCAGGCGCAGAAGTTACAGTTGTCGCTGGAGATTTCCGAACTGGAGCGGCGCGCCCTGTTGTGGGCGCGCACCCGCGGCGCGCGCAGCGGCCGGGTGGCGCAACAGTTCATCACCGACCTGACCGGCCAATTGGCCACGGGGTCAATCAGCCCTGAGAACACGGAGCCCTGA
- the folE2 gene encoding GTP cyclohydrolase FolE2, translating into MPDCCDASADALPDMQASRDTRRLPIDKVGVKGIRHPIVVKDRNRGAQNTVADINMTVNLPHHFKGTHMSRFLEVLADHDDAISVENLPDLLTKVQERLSAHEAHIEMTFPYFMRKEAPVSKQAGLMDYQARFVASKKGDEFLMTLGVDVAVTSLCPCSKEISQYGAHNQRSLVSLNIQSNAFVWIEELIELVEANASCELYAILKRPDEKYVTERAYENPRFVEDMVRDLAEKLDADARITWFSVASENFESIHNHSAYAFIEGGEAR; encoded by the coding sequence ATGCCCGACTGCTGTGACGCCTCCGCCGACGCCCTGCCCGATATGCAGGCCTCTCGCGACACCCGCCGTCTGCCCATCGATAAAGTGGGCGTGAAGGGCATTCGCCACCCCATTGTGGTGAAGGATCGCAATCGCGGCGCGCAGAACACCGTGGCCGATATCAACATGACGGTGAATCTGCCGCACCACTTCAAAGGCACGCACATGTCGCGCTTTCTGGAGGTGCTGGCCGACCACGACGACGCCATCTCGGTGGAGAATCTGCCGGATCTGCTGACCAAGGTGCAGGAGCGGCTGTCGGCCCACGAGGCCCATATTGAGATGACCTTCCCCTACTTTATGCGCAAGGAGGCTCCGGTCTCCAAGCAGGCGGGATTGATGGACTATCAGGCGCGCTTTGTGGCCTCCAAAAAGGGCGATGAGTTTCTCATGACCCTGGGGGTGGACGTGGCGGTGACCTCGTTGTGCCCCTGCTCCAAGGAGATCTCCCAGTATGGCGCGCACAACCAGCGCTCCCTGGTGAGCCTGAATATTCAATCCAACGCATTCGTCTGGATTGAGGAGCTCATCGAGCTGGTGGAGGCCAACGCCTCGTGCGAGCTCTACGCCATCCTCAAGCGTCCTGACGAAAAATACGTCACCGAGCGCGCCTATGAGAATCCGCGCTTTGTGGAGGATATGGTGCGCGACCTGGCCGAAAAGCTGGACGCCGACGCGCGCATCACCTGGTTCTCCGTCGCCTCGGAAAACTTTGAATCGATTCACAACCACTCCGCCTACGCCTTCATCGAAGGCGGAGAAGCACGCTAA
- a CDS encoding proline--tRNA ligase, with amino-acid sequence MLKFTETLIPTLKEDPVEAQVVSHKLMVRAGLIRQLAAGIYTWLPMGLKVLRKVEHIVRQEMDRSGAQEVLMPAVQPAELWKESTRWEQYGKELLRIHDRHDRDFCFGPTHEEVITDLVRKNLQSYKQLPANFYQIQTKFRDEVRPRFGIMRGREFLMKDAYSFDLNVEGLDQSYERMFQAYKRIFQRCGLAFRPVEADTGSIGGASSHEFHVLADSGEDTIASCSACDYAANLEKATAAPAPAATAAEAAADMTRVETPTQKTIEEVASALNVSPAQCVKTLVWRDAESDAWFLLLLRGDHELNEVKATNIAGAMSFMPEPGDVASALGVQVGFLGPVGAENFPVDVRIIADHALKGAHNMVCGANEAGWHLRGVNWNRDLAAPEFADLRNVVEGDGCPRCEAGKLKLNRGIEVGHVFKLGTKYSEALNVSVLDENGRGVNPIMGCYGIGVSRIVAAAIEQNHDDNGIVWPINLAPAQVHVIILNPKEEAAALTAVDMARRLEHAGLEVLLDDRDERPGVKFKDADLLGLPVRLVVGGRSFKEDQVELKMRRAPEPIKLPKNDAVDYITAKVMEAQAIV; translated from the coding sequence ATGCTCAAATTCACCGAAACGCTGATCCCCACCCTCAAAGAGGACCCCGTGGAGGCCCAGGTGGTCTCGCACAAACTGATGGTCCGCGCCGGTCTGATCCGGCAGTTGGCCGCCGGGATCTACACCTGGCTGCCCATGGGGCTTAAGGTGTTGCGCAAGGTGGAGCATATCGTGCGCCAGGAGATGGACCGCTCCGGCGCCCAGGAGGTGCTGATGCCGGCGGTGCAGCCCGCCGAGCTGTGGAAGGAGTCCACCCGCTGGGAGCAGTATGGCAAAGAGCTGCTGCGCATCCACGATCGCCACGATCGCGACTTCTGCTTCGGTCCCACCCATGAAGAGGTGATCACCGATCTGGTGCGCAAGAACCTGCAATCATATAAGCAGTTGCCCGCCAACTTCTATCAGATTCAGACCAAGTTTCGCGACGAAGTGCGGCCCCGCTTCGGCATCATGCGGGGCCGCGAATTCCTCATGAAGGACGCCTACTCCTTCGATCTCAACGTCGAAGGGCTGGATCAGAGCTACGAGCGCATGTTCCAGGCCTACAAGCGCATTTTTCAGCGTTGCGGTCTGGCGTTCCGCCCGGTGGAGGCCGACACCGGCTCCATTGGCGGGGCTTCGTCCCATGAGTTCCATGTGCTGGCGGACTCCGGCGAGGACACCATCGCCTCGTGCAGCGCCTGCGACTACGCCGCCAATCTGGAGAAGGCTACCGCCGCGCCAGCGCCCGCCGCGACAGCAGCGGAAGCTGCGGCAGACATGACGCGGGTGGAGACCCCCACCCAGAAGACCATTGAAGAGGTGGCCAGCGCGCTGAACGTCTCACCGGCGCAGTGCGTCAAGACCCTGGTGTGGCGCGATGCCGAGAGCGATGCCTGGTTCCTGCTGCTGCTGCGCGGCGACCACGAACTCAACGAAGTGAAGGCGACCAATATCGCCGGGGCGATGTCGTTCATGCCTGAGCCCGGCGACGTGGCGTCCGCCCTGGGGGTTCAGGTCGGCTTCCTGGGTCCGGTGGGGGCGGAGAACTTCCCGGTGGATGTGCGCATCATCGCCGATCACGCTCTGAAGGGCGCGCACAATATGGTGTGCGGCGCCAATGAGGCCGGTTGGCATCTGCGCGGCGTCAACTGGAACCGCGACCTGGCCGCCCCGGAATTCGCCGACCTGCGCAATGTGGTGGAGGGCGATGGCTGCCCCCGCTGCGAGGCTGGCAAGCTGAAATTGAACCGTGGCATTGAGGTGGGGCACGTCTTTAAGCTAGGGACCAAATACTCCGAGGCCCTCAATGTTTCGGTGTTGGATGAGAACGGGCGCGGCGTTAACCCCATCATGGGCTGCTACGGCATCGGCGTGTCGCGCATCGTCGCCGCCGCCATTGAGCAGAACCATGATGACAATGGCATCGTCTGGCCCATCAATCTGGCCCCGGCGCAGGTGCATGTGATCATCCTCAATCCCAAGGAGGAGGCCGCCGCCCTCACCGCTGTGGATATGGCCCGTCGTCTGGAGCACGCCGGTTTGGAAGTGCTGCTGGACGACCGCGACGAGCGCCCCGGGGTGAAGTTCAAGGACGCCGACCTGCTGGGGCTGCCGGTGCGTCTGGTGGTGGGCGGCCGCTCCTTTAAAGAGGATCAGGTGGAGTTGAAAATGCGCCGCGCGCCGGAGCCCATCAAGCTGCCCAAAAACGACGCTGTGGATTACATTACCGCCAAGGTGATGGAGGCGCAGGCCATCGTTTGA
- a CDS encoding chemotaxis protein CheX, whose product MPETFLDAVRGAVQEIAETMLFLEIEAKESSHGKSEMPVDVSAILGYSGGLRGSVSLSGPESSVLKLASALLGEEREAFDAEMEDAYSELANMIAGGVQSRLESVFGSIKLSTPVIIRGKNHTVTSDHAFECVNHAFALEGDGFCVNVFYHPDSLQQLTADAAVTADADSATQGAEVVDGQ is encoded by the coding sequence ATGCCTGAGACCTTTCTGGATGCGGTGCGCGGGGCGGTGCAGGAGATCGCCGAGACCATGCTGTTCCTTGAGATCGAAGCCAAGGAGTCCAGCCATGGCAAATCCGAAATGCCGGTGGATGTGAGCGCGATATTGGGGTATAGCGGCGGTCTGCGCGGCTCGGTGAGTCTCTCCGGGCCGGAGTCCAGCGTGTTGAAACTGGCCTCGGCGCTGCTGGGCGAAGAGCGCGAGGCGTTCGATGCCGAGATGGAGGACGCCTACTCGGAGTTGGCCAATATGATCGCCGGCGGCGTGCAGAGCCGTCTGGAGAGCGTATTCGGCTCCATCAAACTCTCCACTCCGGTGATCATTCGGGGCAAGAACCACACCGTCACCAGCGACCACGCTTTCGAGTGCGTCAACCACGCCTTTGCGCTGGAGGGGGATGGTTTCTGCGTCAATGTCTTCTACCACCCTGACTCCCTGCAGCAGCTCACTGCCGACGCCGCCGTGACGGCGGACGCCGACTCCGCAACACAAGGTGCTGAGGTCGTCGATGGCCAGTGA
- a CDS encoding chemotaxis protein CheX: MASEGLSAESFLIPLREAVQEIAETMLFVGVEPGPSDDESRHRKADFSAVVGYSGSIKGSMRLAAPDGGARELAGALLGEERESMDDEMQDAYAEMANMIAGGLQSRLEESIGHISLTPPVFIDGTGHSVRSDHSFACCSQDFTLESGETFLCEVYYRLEELEQSEVAQFGLAVVDQEDAGDTAQGAGMSEEQIKDAVREALAQKLNEILTDESRQQVRAALPDVAEKLIREEIERIEKEGL; the protein is encoded by the coding sequence ATGGCCAGTGAGGGGTTGTCGGCGGAGAGTTTTCTGATTCCCCTGCGCGAAGCGGTGCAGGAGATCGCCGAAACCATGCTGTTTGTCGGCGTGGAGCCGGGCCCCAGCGACGATGAGTCACGCCATCGCAAAGCCGATTTCAGCGCTGTGGTGGGGTATAGCGGCAGCATCAAAGGCAGCATGCGACTGGCCGCGCCCGATGGCGGCGCCCGTGAACTGGCGGGAGCGCTGTTGGGCGAAGAGCGCGAAAGCATGGATGACGAGATGCAGGACGCCTACGCCGAGATGGCCAATATGATCGCCGGTGGTCTGCAATCGCGGCTGGAGGAGAGCATCGGCCATATCAGTCTGACGCCGCCGGTGTTCATCGATGGAACCGGGCACTCGGTGCGCAGCGACCACTCATTCGCCTGCTGTTCGCAGGACTTCACTCTGGAGAGCGGCGAGACCTTTTTGTGTGAGGTCTACTATCGCTTGGAGGAGCTGGAACAGAGCGAAGTGGCGCAGTTTGGTCTGGCGGTGGTGGATCAAGAGGACGCGGGAGACACCGCGCAAGGAGCGGGTATGAGCGAAGAGCAGATCAAAGACGCCGTGCGCGAAGCGCTGGCGCAGAAGCTGAACGAAATTCTGACTGATGAGAGCCGCCAACAGGTGCGCGCCGCGCTGCCGGATGTGGCCGAAAAGCTGATCCGCGAAGAGATCGAGCGCATTGAAAAAGAGGGGCTGTAA